A region from the Oceanidesulfovibrio marinus genome encodes:
- a CDS encoding homocysteine S-methyltransferase family protein — protein MPTGNEAMEALEARLRENPPMLLDGGTGTEIERRGAAMHEKAWSAMASLTDPDIVRGVHRSYLEAGAELIIANTYPSNRHVMSRAGLASEFEPANRRAVELALEARAEVEARGRAAPGRRLWVAGSMSTTTFTGGLDSDVLALGGASDHGYQAQARILAGAGADLLILEMMRDVEETLLCLDAAQDTGLPVWLGFSAERDTRGGLRFYGSQAPFEEGVAEVLDQGRAPQAVGVMHSQMELVADAVAAIRRAWDGPIFAYPHHGIFEMPNWRFDDTLEPEAFAARAMDWVRLGVRAVGGCCGIRPPHIAALQEALARDYGG, from the coding sequence ATGCCCACGGGGAATGAAGCGATGGAGGCTCTGGAGGCCAGGCTCCGCGAGAATCCGCCCATGCTGCTGGACGGCGGCACCGGCACGGAGATCGAGCGCCGCGGCGCGGCCATGCACGAAAAGGCCTGGAGCGCCATGGCCTCGCTCACCGATCCGGACATCGTGCGCGGCGTACACCGTTCCTATCTGGAGGCCGGAGCGGAGCTCATCATCGCCAACACCTATCCTTCGAACCGCCATGTCATGTCGCGGGCCGGGCTGGCCTCGGAGTTCGAGCCGGCCAACCGCCGGGCTGTGGAGCTGGCGTTGGAGGCGCGCGCCGAGGTGGAGGCGCGGGGCAGGGCGGCTCCCGGCCGCCGTCTGTGGGTGGCGGGCTCCATGTCCACAACCACGTTTACCGGCGGACTGGACAGCGACGTGCTTGCCTTGGGCGGCGCTTCCGACCATGGCTACCAGGCGCAGGCGCGGATTCTGGCCGGCGCCGGGGCGGATCTGCTCATTCTGGAGATGATGCGCGACGTGGAGGAGACCCTGCTCTGCCTGGACGCGGCGCAGGATACCGGGCTGCCGGTGTGGCTCGGCTTCAGCGCGGAGCGCGACACCCGCGGCGGGCTGCGCTTCTACGGCTCGCAAGCACCCTTTGAGGAGGGCGTGGCCGAGGTACTGGACCAGGGCCGTGCGCCGCAGGCCGTGGGCGTGATGCACAGCCAGATGGAGCTGGTGGCGGACGCCGTCGCCGCGATCAGGCGTGCGTGGGACGGGCCGATCTTTGCGTACCCCCACCACGGCATCTTCGAGATGCCCAACTGGCGGTTCGACGACACCCTGGAGCCCGAGGCCTTTGCCGCGAGGGCCATGGACTGGGTCCGGCTGGGGGTGCGCGCCGTGGGGGGGTGCTGCGGCATCCGGCCGCCGCATATCGCCGCGCTGCAAGAGGCGCTGGCAAGGGACTACGGCGGGTAG
- a CDS encoding FeoA family protein, which yields MRNFRFFTFGSDDGPDKVGSGHRHHKRRRRHGCGKPCCEQPAGVAHPDAKPLPDFRAGETVLVDRIERGRMACRLYAMGFTPGTALVIESPGRSAVRCSVRGSSIVIGRGQADKILCIPASAAVRGEETAPAQEAASNMKSDASKTASPAHLPQLKGTLT from the coding sequence ATGCGCAACTTCCGTTTCTTCACTTTTGGCTCGGACGACGGACCAGACAAGGTTGGCTCGGGCCACAGACATCACAAACGGCGCCGCCGTCATGGCTGCGGCAAGCCGTGTTGCGAGCAACCTGCCGGAGTTGCGCATCCGGACGCGAAACCCTTGCCCGATTTCCGCGCCGGAGAAACCGTGCTGGTGGACAGAATCGAGCGCGGCCGCATGGCCTGCCGGCTATACGCCATGGGGTTCACCCCTGGCACTGCGCTTGTCATCGAGTCCCCTGGCCGGAGTGCGGTGCGCTGCTCGGTCCGCGGCAGCTCCATCGTCATTGGTCGTGGTCAGGCGGACAAGATCCTGTGCATTCCCGCTTCCGCCGCCGTTCGGGGGGAAGAGACCGCTCCCGCGCAGGAAGCAGCCTCGAACATGAAGTCGGATGCAAGCAAAACCGCTTCGCCGGCCCACCTTCCCCAGCTGAAAGGGACGTTGACGTAG
- a CDS encoding FeoA family protein, with protein MSEQIHSLRGLAVGVKAEVRRIEAHGELGRRIRDMGLIPGTEIEVIGRAPLKDPVALRLRGFTLTLRNNEADFIYVEPLASSN; from the coding sequence ATGTCCGAACAAATTCACAGCTTGCGCGGTCTGGCTGTCGGTGTGAAGGCCGAGGTGCGCCGCATCGAAGCGCATGGCGAGCTTGGCCGCCGCATTCGTGACATGGGCCTGATTCCAGGCACCGAGATCGAGGTCATCGGCCGGGCTCCGCTCAAGGACCCCGTCGCCCTCCGTCTCCGCGGTTTCACCCTGACCCTGCGCAACAACGAAGCCGACTTTATCTATGTGGAGCCCCTCGCCTCCTCCAACTAG